A window of the Odocoileus virginianus isolate 20LAN1187 ecotype Illinois chromosome 20, Ovbor_1.2, whole genome shotgun sequence genome harbors these coding sequences:
- the B3GNT9 gene encoding UDP-GlcNAc:betaGal beta-1,3-N-acetylglucosaminyltransferase 9: MRRRLRLRREALLTLLLGATLGLLLYAQHESTAPTTSSPRAQGRAAPGPTPGLRVFQAPDTGAAPPAYEGDTPEPPTPTGPFDFRRYLRAKDQRRFPLLINQPHKCQGNDAFPRGPDLLIAVKSVAADFERRQAVRQTWGAEGRVQGALVRRVFLLGIPRGTGTVGGEAEAGTQTHWSALLRAESRAYADILLWAFDDTFFNLTLKEIHFLAWASAYCPDVRFVFKGDADVFVHVGNLLEFLAPRDPAQDLLAGDVIVQARPIRVRASKYYIPEAVYGLPAYPAYAGGGGFVLSGATLRRLAGACAQVELFPIDDVFLGMCLQRLRLTPEPHPAFRTFGIPRPSAAPHLHTFDPCFYRELVVVHGLSAADIWLMWHLLHGPNGPACARPWPVPAGPFQWGP, translated from the coding sequence ATGAGGCGGAGGCTGCGCCTACGCCGAGAAGCGTTGCTCACGCTGCTCCTCGGCGCCACCCTCGGCCTCCTGCTCTACGCGCAGCACGAAAGCACGGCCCCGACGACGAGCTCGCCGCGAGCACAAGGGAGGGCGGCGCCGGGGCCCACTCCAGGGCTCCGTGTATTTCAGGCCCCGGACACGGGTGCAGCCCCTCCGGCCTACGAAGGGGATACGCCAGAGCCGCCCACGCCCACGGGACCCTTTGACTTCCGCCGCTATCTGCGCGCCAAGGACCAGCGGCGCTTCCCTCTCCTCATTAATCAGCCGCACAAGTGCCAAGGAAATGACGCGTTCCCCCGCGGACCCGACCTGCTCATCGCCGTCAAGTCCGTGGCGGCGGACTTCGAGCGGCGCCAGGCCGTGCGCCAGACGTGGGGTGCTGAGGGGCGCGTGCAGGGGGCGCTAGTGCGCAGGGTATTCTTGCTGGGCATACCCAGGGGCACAGGCACAGTGGGGGGTGAGGCGGAGGCGGGCACTCAAACGCACTGGAGCGCCCTGCTGCGTGCCGAGAGCCGCGCGTACGCGGACATCCTGCTCTGGGCCTTCGACGACACTTTCTTCAACCTAACGCTCAAGGAGATCCACTTTCTGGCCTGGGCTTCCGCCTACTGCCCCGATGTGCGCTTCGTTTTTAAAGGCGACGCCGACGTGTTCGTTCACGTGGGAAACCTGCTGGAGTTCCTGGCGCCAAGGGATCCGGCGCAGGACCTGCTTGCAGGTGACGTGATCGTGCAGGCGCGGCCAATCCGCGTGCGGGCCAGCAAGTACTACATCCCCGAGGCTGTGTACGGCCTGCCAGCCTACCCGGCCTACGCAGGCGGCGGCGGCTTCGTGCTCTCGGGGGCCACACTGCGCCGCCTGGCCGGTGCCTGCGCGCAGGTTGAGCTTTTCCCCATCGACGACGTCTTTCTGGGCATGTGTCTACAGCGCCTGCGCCTCACGCCTGAGCCTCATCCTGCTTTCCGCACTTTTGGCATCCCTCGACCTTCAGCCGCACCGCACCTCCACACCTTCGATCCCTGTTTTTACCGTGAGCTGGTTGTAGTGCACGGGCTCTCGGCTGCTGACATCTGGCTTATGTGGCACCTGCTACACGGGCCGAACGGGCCAGCCTGTGCGCGTCCATGGCCTGTTCCTGCTGGCCCTTTCCAGTGGGGCCCCTAG